A region of Pseudarthrobacter sp. NIBRBAC000502770 DNA encodes the following proteins:
- a CDS encoding signal peptidase I encodes MAADLTERLLGGATEPESPAAAPKPARGRKAAWAAVGRFLSMAAMLVALFAALVLIVVPVATGSQTYTILTKSMVQKYPPGTFMVMKPAPFDELKYGDVVTFQLYSGRPDVETHRVVGFGSTQQGEKTLITKGDNNGANDPEPVRAIQVKGKLFYAVPYVGFVANFLGNSGRGTWTVIAAVALIGYGAITVYTSLRKTRKGDEPAAEAA; translated from the coding sequence GTGGCTGCTGACCTGACCGAACGCCTTCTCGGCGGAGCCACCGAACCCGAATCTCCGGCAGCCGCGCCAAAGCCGGCACGCGGGCGCAAAGCCGCCTGGGCCGCCGTCGGACGCTTCCTGAGCATGGCCGCCATGCTGGTGGCACTGTTCGCCGCCCTCGTCCTGATTGTGGTGCCGGTGGCGACGGGTTCGCAGACCTACACGATCCTCACCAAGTCCATGGTCCAGAAGTACCCGCCGGGAACGTTCATGGTGATGAAGCCCGCGCCGTTTGACGAACTCAAGTACGGCGACGTCGTCACCTTCCAGCTCTATTCGGGCCGGCCGGACGTGGAAACGCACCGGGTTGTCGGCTTCGGTTCCACCCAGCAGGGCGAAAAGACCCTGATCACCAAGGGTGACAACAACGGAGCCAACGATCCAGAACCGGTCCGCGCCATCCAGGTCAAGGGCAAGCTGTTCTACGCCGTCCCGTACGTGGGTTTCGTGGCGAACTTCCTGGGGAACTCAGGCCGTGGCACATGGACGGTGATCGCAGCGGTGGCGCTGATCGGCTATGGAGCCATCAC
- a CDS encoding alternate-type signal peptide domain-containing protein, with translation MKNSTLVKGTAAIAVGAALLLGGGGTLAAWNAVDTATPGTIAAGDLNVKAGTGVWKDRNNNPIDINTYKIVPGDKLTYSQDLTVTLVGDKMAANVVLANVPASTFTSDNVTVSPLKLSNGAGDVTSTTVLKPVTGSATQTVTATTVFEFKGATTGRSDVTKEYNLGNVSYTLSQVLPAGA, from the coding sequence ATGAAGAACAGCACTCTGGTTAAGGGAACTGCCGCTATCGCCGTCGGCGCTGCACTGCTGCTGGGCGGCGGGGGTACCCTGGCCGCGTGGAACGCGGTCGACACCGCCACGCCTGGCACGATCGCCGCCGGTGACCTGAACGTCAAGGCAGGTACGGGTGTCTGGAAGGATCGGAACAACAACCCGATCGACATCAACACCTATAAAATTGTGCCGGGCGACAAACTCACCTACTCGCAGGACCTGACGGTGACGCTGGTAGGCGACAAAATGGCAGCCAACGTAGTTCTCGCCAACGTTCCGGCCAGCACGTTCACGAGCGACAACGTCACCGTTTCACCGCTCAAGCTCTCTAACGGCGCGGGTGACGTTACGTCCACCACCGTCCTGAAGCCGGTGACAGGCAGCGCGACCCAGACTGTTACGGCCACAACTGTTTTCGAATTCAAAGGCGCCACCACCGGCCGGAGTGACGTCACTAAGGAATACAACCTCGGAAACGTTAGCTACACGCTGTCGCAGGTCCTTCCCGCAGGAGCCTAG
- a CDS encoding TetR/AcrR family transcriptional regulator produces the protein MSVRHNEKYLETGRTRQKSRTREELVSSLRDLLKDGQDPSVAEVAAIAGISRTTAYRYFPDKEALLHAALPETGLGSLLGEDPPSDIRARLERTLDAHFEFIRAWEPQLRASLRLSLTPGAARPTLRGGRAVGWYGDALAPLESNGSGIDTVGLAVRLRAVAGIEPYVWLRDVAGLRPDQAFSAMRTNALDILGAELGRQQ, from the coding sequence GTGTCCGTACGCCACAATGAAAAATATCTGGAGACCGGAAGGACCCGGCAGAAGTCGCGCACCCGTGAAGAGCTGGTGTCTTCGCTCCGGGACCTCTTGAAGGACGGGCAGGATCCGTCGGTTGCGGAAGTCGCCGCCATTGCCGGTATATCCCGGACCACTGCCTACCGCTACTTCCCGGACAAGGAGGCCCTCCTGCACGCGGCCCTCCCCGAAACCGGGCTGGGGTCGCTGCTAGGTGAGGATCCGCCGTCGGACATCCGTGCCCGCCTGGAACGCACCCTGGACGCGCACTTCGAGTTCATCCGCGCCTGGGAACCGCAGCTGCGCGCGTCCTTGCGGCTGTCCCTGACTCCCGGCGCTGCCCGGCCCACCCTGCGCGGCGGACGCGCCGTGGGCTGGTACGGCGACGCCCTGGCGCCGCTGGAATCCAACGGATCCGGAATCGACACCGTCGGCCTGGCCGTGCGGCTTAGGGCTGTTGCCGGGATTGAACCTTACGTATGGCTGAGGGATGTGGCAGGTCTGCGGCCGGACCAGGCGTTCAGTGCCATGCGTACCAACGCACTGGACATTCTTGGCGCCGAACTGGGCCGGCAACAGTAG
- a CDS encoding cytoplasmic protein, protein MADPIAVNPQHYRLVFENDRVRVLEYSDGPGDTTGTHSHPDSVMVTLSSFTRRLRSGDREADVELRAGQARWLDAQEHSGTNTGSTPTHCLFIELKEPHVESPGQDEPATQAAHLGPADS, encoded by the coding sequence GTGGCCGATCCCATTGCAGTGAATCCGCAGCACTACCGGCTCGTCTTCGAAAACGACCGGGTCCGCGTCCTCGAGTACAGCGACGGCCCGGGAGACACCACCGGCACCCATTCCCACCCTGACAGCGTGATGGTGACGCTCAGTTCCTTCACCCGCCGCCTCCGTTCAGGAGACCGGGAAGCGGATGTGGAGCTGCGGGCAGGGCAGGCCCGCTGGCTCGACGCGCAGGAACATTCCGGGACGAATACCGGCTCCACGCCTACACACTGCCTCTTTATCGAGCTGAAGGAGCCACATGTGGAGAGCCCCGGCCAGGATGAGCCGGCAACCCAGGCCGCCCACCTTGGCCCCGCTGATTCCTAG
- a CDS encoding TetR/AcrR family transcriptional regulator: protein MSEVNAPARRYHSPRRKEQAAATREAVLVAARELFVGEGYRSTTVAGIARRAGVAVDTIYATIGRKPDLMREVVETAISGTGQAVPAEQRDYVIRLREASGAARKISIYAHALAGIQPRLAPVYLALRDAAGSDPDCAALWTEISERRAANMLKFVEDLAATGELRTDRPAAELADVVWSMNGPEYWVLLVGQRGWAPGQFAEWLADAWCRLLLAGDRPGGLSGS, encoded by the coding sequence ATGAGTGAAGTCAATGCCCCCGCCCGCCGCTACCACTCGCCCCGGCGGAAGGAGCAGGCGGCCGCCACCCGCGAGGCAGTGCTGGTTGCCGCCCGCGAACTCTTCGTGGGGGAGGGGTACCGGTCCACCACCGTGGCGGGCATTGCGCGGCGGGCCGGAGTCGCCGTCGACACCATCTATGCCACCATCGGGCGGAAGCCGGACCTCATGCGTGAAGTGGTGGAAACGGCCATCTCGGGCACCGGCCAGGCTGTGCCCGCTGAACAACGGGACTATGTGATCCGCCTGCGGGAGGCGAGCGGGGCGGCCCGGAAAATTTCTATCTATGCGCACGCGCTGGCCGGCATCCAGCCCCGCCTGGCGCCGGTTTATCTGGCCCTTCGCGACGCCGCGGGCAGCGATCCCGACTGCGCAGCGCTCTGGACCGAGATCTCCGAACGGCGGGCCGCCAACATGCTTAAGTTCGTGGAGGACCTTGCCGCCACCGGCGAGCTGCGGACGGACCGCCCGGCCGCTGAACTTGCCGATGTTGTCTGGAGTATGAACGGTCCCGAGTACTGGGTGCTGCTGGTGGGCCAGCGCGGGTGGGCGCCTGGGCAGTTCGCCGAATGGCTGGCCGATGCGTGGTGCCGGCTGCTGCTGGCAGGGGACCGGCCCGGGGGGCTGTCCGGCAGCTAG
- a CDS encoding NAD(P)/FAD-dependent oxidoreductase — protein sequence MSEHFDTVVIGGGQAGLAMGYHLSRARRSFVILDENPRTGDSWRTRWDSLRLFTPARYDALPGSRYPAAPWSYPSREEFANYLSSYAQTFHLPVRNNRRVTRLSHNGNSFTIETDGQNLAADNVVVAPGWDRKPKVPAFADQLSPDIRQLTAGTYKGPRDLAAGPVLVVGAGNSGADVALELASTHKVYFSGRHPGQIPWPIDAVAARPLTLAVFFAFSHIVNLNTPAGRKARPHILAHSGPLVRVKDRDLVRAGVERVPRTEGAKDGRPQLADGRTLEITNVIWCTGFRPDLAWIDLPVTGPDGEPKQVRGVAKPQGLYFLGATFQQSLASSMVNGVGRDAAFIARHIAARAPRPANALGNAAATVRPEGSAAPQ from the coding sequence ATGTCAGAGCACTTCGACACCGTAGTGATAGGCGGCGGCCAGGCAGGCCTGGCCATGGGCTACCACTTGTCCCGCGCCAGGCGTTCGTTCGTGATCCTCGATGAGAACCCACGGACCGGAGACAGCTGGCGCACCCGCTGGGACTCCCTCAGGCTCTTCACCCCTGCCCGGTACGACGCCCTTCCCGGCAGCCGCTATCCCGCCGCGCCCTGGTCCTACCCGTCGCGTGAAGAATTCGCCAACTACCTCAGCAGCTATGCGCAGACGTTCCACCTGCCCGTCAGGAACAATCGCAGGGTCACCCGCCTCAGCCACAACGGAAACAGTTTCACCATCGAAACTGACGGCCAAAACCTGGCGGCAGACAACGTGGTGGTCGCCCCCGGCTGGGACCGCAAGCCAAAAGTGCCGGCCTTCGCTGACCAGCTCAGCCCGGATATCAGGCAGCTCACGGCGGGCACCTATAAGGGCCCAAGGGACCTGGCAGCAGGCCCCGTCCTGGTGGTCGGGGCAGGCAACTCCGGAGCCGACGTCGCGCTTGAACTCGCGTCCACCCACAAGGTTTATTTTTCGGGGCGGCACCCGGGCCAGATCCCCTGGCCCATCGACGCCGTGGCGGCCCGCCCGCTCACCCTCGCCGTCTTCTTCGCCTTCTCACACATCGTGAACCTCAACACGCCCGCCGGACGGAAAGCCCGGCCGCACATCCTCGCCCACAGCGGGCCGTTGGTCCGGGTGAAAGACCGTGACCTGGTGCGTGCCGGCGTCGAACGTGTCCCCAGGACGGAAGGCGCCAAAGACGGCCGCCCACAGCTCGCGGACGGCAGAACGCTTGAAATTACCAACGTCATTTGGTGCACCGGTTTCCGGCCGGACCTGGCGTGGATTGACCTGCCGGTGACCGGCCCGGACGGGGAGCCGAAGCAGGTCCGCGGCGTAGCCAAACCGCAGGGGCTGTATTTCCTGGGCGCCACCTTCCAGCAGTCGCTGGCGTCCTCGATGGTGAACGGCGTGGGCAGGGATGCGGCCTTCATCGCCCGGCATATCGCCGCAAGAGCGCCGCGGCCAGCAAATGCACTGGGCAACGCGGCCGCCACAGTCAGGCCGGAAGGTTCAGCTGCTCCACAATGA
- a CDS encoding triacylglycerol lipase: MSDPGAAARISPLQKAVWWAQDYVYAAVWQVRGFFSRVQPASFRNGTRAPVVIIPGVYENWQFMMPLIQAIHDAGHPVHVVTVLQRNKLKVPDGAKLVAQHLEEAGLRDAILVAHSKGGLIGKYTMLSLDPEHRIDRMIAVCSPFSGSRYARYMLLPSLRIFSPRNALTLQMSREQTINSRITSLYGPFDPHIPEGSVLPGATNIELPVAGHFRILGDPATARIIVEQLNLPA; encoded by the coding sequence ATGAGTGATCCCGGCGCCGCTGCCCGCATCAGTCCGCTGCAGAAGGCTGTGTGGTGGGCGCAGGACTACGTGTACGCCGCGGTCTGGCAGGTCCGCGGATTCTTCTCGCGCGTGCAGCCGGCGTCCTTCCGCAACGGGACCCGCGCACCCGTGGTGATCATTCCCGGCGTGTACGAAAACTGGCAGTTCATGATGCCGCTTATCCAGGCCATCCACGACGCCGGGCACCCGGTGCATGTGGTCACGGTGCTCCAGCGCAACAAACTGAAGGTGCCGGACGGCGCCAAGCTGGTGGCGCAGCACCTTGAGGAGGCGGGGTTGCGCGATGCCATCCTGGTGGCGCACAGCAAGGGCGGCCTGATCGGCAAGTACACCATGCTGTCCCTGGATCCCGAACACCGGATCGACCGGATGATCGCTGTGTGCTCGCCGTTTTCCGGCTCGCGCTACGCCCGTTACATGCTGCTTCCCAGCCTGCGGATCTTCTCGCCGCGGAACGCCCTGACCCTCCAGATGTCGCGCGAGCAGACCATTAACAGCCGCATCACTTCCCTGTATGGGCCGTTCGATCCACACATTCCGGAGGGGAGCGTCCTGCCCGGGGCCACCAACATTGAGCTGCCGGTGGCGGGGCATTTCCGTATCCTTGGCGACCCCGCCACCGCCCGCATCATTGTGGAGCAGCTGAACCTTCCGGCCTGA
- a CDS encoding MFS transporter — MTSPDDPEPFNLRSIAVAAFGPTLLFGIGQGAILPVVALSARDLGASVAVAALIVTLIGLGSWFFNLPASLVTLRFGERWSIVGAAVAAGLALAAAATSSLAPNGLWLLAVAMTVVGMSGAVFGLARQKYLTEAVPVAFRARALSTLGGVNRIGVFIGPFAGAAVMQFFGIAGAYWVGVVAMAAAALLSLTIPDLTTPEVRTGADAGPQPTLRSVAVSHAGVFLSLGVGILLLSALRSSRQVVIPLWSDHLGMDATSASLIYGLSGAIDMLVFYPAGKLMDRKGRQWVAVPSTLLMGTALLLIPLTGSFVGLLLAALLIGFGNGISSGLVMTLGADFSPDRGRGQFLGLWRFMADAGSTGGPVLLSGVTALASLGPGIAATGVLGFAAAAVFAVVIPRLKHRRNY; from the coding sequence ATGACTTCCCCGGACGACCCCGAGCCCTTCAACCTGCGCAGCATTGCAGTGGCCGCCTTCGGCCCCACCTTGCTTTTCGGAATCGGGCAGGGTGCCATCCTGCCGGTGGTGGCGTTGTCCGCCCGCGACCTTGGTGCCTCGGTGGCGGTGGCAGCGCTGATCGTCACATTGATCGGGCTGGGGTCCTGGTTCTTCAACCTGCCCGCGTCCCTGGTGACCCTGCGCTTCGGTGAACGCTGGTCCATCGTGGGGGCCGCCGTCGCCGCCGGCCTGGCCCTGGCGGCCGCCGCCACGTCCTCACTGGCACCGAACGGACTGTGGCTGCTCGCCGTGGCGATGACCGTCGTCGGGATGTCCGGAGCAGTGTTTGGCCTGGCGCGGCAAAAATACCTCACCGAGGCGGTGCCCGTGGCGTTCCGTGCCCGCGCGCTGTCCACGCTGGGCGGCGTGAACCGGATCGGAGTGTTCATCGGCCCGTTTGCGGGGGCGGCGGTGATGCAGTTCTTCGGCATCGCCGGCGCCTACTGGGTGGGCGTGGTGGCCATGGCGGCCGCCGCCCTGCTGTCCCTCACCATCCCGGACCTAACGACGCCGGAGGTACGCACGGGTGCGGACGCCGGGCCCCAGCCCACGCTCCGCAGCGTTGCGGTGTCCCATGCGGGCGTGTTCCTTTCGCTGGGGGTGGGCATCCTGCTGCTCAGCGCGCTGCGGTCCTCCCGGCAGGTGGTGATCCCGCTCTGGTCCGACCATCTGGGCATGGACGCCACCTCCGCCTCCCTGATCTACGGGCTGTCCGGCGCTATCGACATGCTGGTGTTCTACCCGGCCGGAAAGCTCATGGACCGCAAGGGCCGGCAGTGGGTGGCCGTACCCTCCACGCTGCTCATGGGGACCGCCCTGCTCCTGATCCCGCTGACAGGGTCCTTCGTGGGGTTGCTGCTGGCCGCGCTGCTGATCGGGTTTGGCAACGGCATCAGCTCCGGACTGGTGATGACCCTCGGTGCCGATTTCTCGCCGGACCGCGGCCGCGGGCAGTTCCTGGGCCTCTGGCGGTTCATGGCCGACGCCGGGTCCACCGGGGGACCAGTCCTCCTCTCCGGGGTGACCGCGCTTGCCTCCCTGGGCCCGGGCATCGCCGCCACGGGTGTCCTGGGGTTCGCGGCGGCGGCCGTGTTCGCCGTCGTGATTCCCCGCCTGAAGCACCGCCGCAACTACTAG
- a CDS encoding PAS and ANTAR domain-containing protein yields the protein MTPAFLRGLPRQKPVFGIHGLKPGEVVPTLELFMAHKHPLDREPVRALWENLLDGGGQGALRHRVIDVRGKERRVVSAVQAIADPTGHVGYVRGFMVDVTQSLRIESQHAAEEAIEGAYGHKALIEQAKGVVMALRGVDGPAAFQVLATRSQHTNTKLHFVAEELVNAAADGKADEPLAGC from the coding sequence GTGACCCCCGCATTTTTACGGGGCCTGCCGCGCCAAAAGCCGGTGTTCGGCATCCACGGCCTCAAGCCAGGCGAGGTGGTGCCCACCCTGGAACTCTTCATGGCCCACAAGCATCCGCTGGACCGGGAGCCTGTCCGCGCCCTCTGGGAAAATCTGCTGGACGGCGGCGGCCAAGGCGCGCTCCGCCACCGGGTCATTGACGTGCGCGGCAAGGAGCGGCGCGTTGTTTCCGCAGTCCAGGCCATTGCCGATCCTACGGGCCACGTCGGGTACGTCCGCGGGTTCATGGTGGATGTGACCCAGAGCCTGCGGATCGAGTCCCAGCATGCGGCAGAGGAGGCCATCGAGGGGGCCTACGGACACAAGGCCCTGATCGAGCAGGCCAAGGGCGTTGTCATGGCGCTGCGGGGTGTGGACGGGCCGGCGGCGTTCCAGGTCCTGGCCACCAGGAGCCAGCACACCAATACCAAGCTGCATTTTGTTGCAGAAGAACTGGTGAACGCCGCGGCGGACGGCAAGGCCGATGAACCGCTGGCGGGCTGCTGA